GCGCCCGAAGGTGACGCCAAGGCAATCGAACAACAGCTGATCGACGCCTACGTCGCTCTGCACGCCGAGCTGATCGCGCAAATGCCCCCCGCGGCTCGCGATGCGGTATCATCCACCGCGTGAAGTCGCGCGATGAAATCGTTCTGGAGTACGTCGACCAGTTGCCCTACCCGCCCTACCCGGTGCAGGAGGAGGCGCTGTTCGCCTGGGCATCGTGCGACGGTGGCGTGCTGATGTCGGCCCCCACCGGCACGGGCAAAACGCTGGTCGCTGAAGGGGCTTTGTACGAGGCGCTGCACACCGGCAAAGCCGCGTACTACAGCACGCCGCTCATCGCGCTTACCGATCAAAAGTTCCTCGAACTGCAGGACACCGCCGAGCGCTGGGGCTTCGCCCGCGACAGCGTGGGACTCGTCACCGGGCATCGCACGGTCAACCCCGATGCGCCGGTGAAAGTCGTGGTGGCCGAGGTGCTGCTGAACCGCCTGCTGCATCCCGAAGCGTTCGACTTCGCGAACGTGGGCGCGGTGGTGATGGACGAGTTCCACAACTTCAACGACCCGCAGCGCGGCATCGTGTGGGAACTGGCGCTGTCGCTGTTGCCCGGCCACGTACGCGTGATGCTGCTGTCGGCGACGGTCGGAGCCGCCAACGAGTTCGTCAGCTGGATGGCGCGCAGCCTGAACCGGGCGGTGACGCTGGTCGAGGGAACCGAGCGCAAGGTGCCGCTGGTCTTCGAATGGATCGGCGACGAACTGCTGCCCGACTTTATGGAGCGCATCGCCCAAGGCACCGAGGCGCAACGCCGCACGCCCGCGCTCGTGTTTTGCTTCGACCGCAGCATCTGCTGGGACGTGGCGGAGGTGCTGAAGGGAAAGGACCTCTTCGCAGAAGGACAGCGCAAGTTGCTCCTCGATCGCTTGGAGGATTTCGACTTCTCCATCGGCTCCGGCAACAAGCTGCGCACGTTTTTGGCACGCGGCATCGGCATCCACCACGCGGGCCTGCTGCCGCGCTATAGGCGGGTGATCGAGACGCTGTTTCAGGAAAAGCTGCTTCAGGTCTGCGTCTGCACCGAAACGCTCGCTGCGGGCTTGAACCTGCCGGCACGATCGACGGTGCTAAGCACGCTCGTGAAGGGCCCGAAGGACAAGAAGAAGTTGATCGACCCCAGCACCGCCCAGCAGATCTTCGGCCGCGCCGGGCGGCCGCAGTACGACACCGAGGGGCACGTCTTCGCGCTGGCCCACGAAGACGACGTGAAGCTGGCCAAGTGGCAGGTGAAATACGACTCGATCCCCGAGGACACGAAGGACCCCAAGCTGATGGTGGCCAAGAAGGCCCTGATGAAGAAGAAGCCCACGCGGCGCAGCGGCTTCACGTACTGGAACGCCGAGCAATTCGTGAAGCTCCAGACCGCCCCACCGGCGCGCCTGACCAGCCGTGGGCGATTGACCTGGCGCTGGCTGGGCTACCTGCTGGATGCCAACCCCGCCGTCGAGCCGATCCGCGACGTCATCCGCCGGCGGCTGATGGACCAGCCGACGATCGAGGCCGAGATCAAACGGCTGACGAAGATGCTGGTGACGCTCAGCCAACTGAACGTCGTCACGCTCGATCCACCCCCGCCGCTCAGTTGGCAGCAGGCCGTTCAACCGACGGCCGTGCCCGTCGTGTCGACCGCACCCGCAAACGACGATTCGGACGAAGACGACGCGCCTGAAACGAAGTTGGCAGAACCGAAGCAAAACGTCACCGAGCTGATGGGCCGTCTGACGATCGGCGATCAGATGAGCGCCGCCGTCGCCACCGCCAAACCAGTCGCGGGCAAAGGTGGCGCGAAGGTAGGCCCACCACAGCCCGAGCCGTACGAGCCGCGCACCGCCACGCCATCAGACAAGCTGAAGCAGTTGATGGTCTTCCGCGCCGTGCATCCGCTGTACGGCCTGTTCTTAATGGACTACGTCGCCAAGGCCGACGATCGCGAGCTGATCCAGATCCTCGAAAGCCTTTTAGAGATGCCGGGCTCGGTCGCGAAATCGCTGCGCGTGCCGCGGCCCGACGATCTGCCCCCCGGCCCGCTCACGCTTGAAGTGATCGACCCCGCGGTCGTCACGCGTGGGCTGGCGGCGCACGAGGATTTGTATCCACCGCCGCCGCACGAGCAGGAAGATGTGCCGCCGGAGCTGCGCAAGTACCCGATCCCGCTGGCGCAGAAGGTGCGCATGATCTTCGAGGCCGACGTCGACCACGCCGGGGGGTTGTTCGTTACCCCCGTCTGGGCCGCGGGCGACCTCATCGAACATGGCGGCGACTTCGACAAGTTCGTCCGCTCGCGCGAACTGGTGAAGCAGGAAGGCGTGCTCTTCAAGCACCTGCTCCGCATGATCCTCCTCTGCGGCGAGTTCGCCCGCCTTACGCCGCCCGGCGTCGATTCGCGGGACTGGAAGGCCCGTTTGTCGGCCATCGCGGATGTGCTGACCAACGCCTGTCGCACGGTCGATCCGCAGTCGACGGATGAGACGTTGGAAGAGTTGCTGGATGAGTTGTGATTTTGCGAAGAGGGATTGCCCACGAATGGGCACGAAGAAACACGAATAGGAGAAGGAGCCTCCGGTCCCTCTCCCGGTACTCCGGGGGAGGCTAGGTGGGGGTGATTTCGAACTGCTGACGCCTGAGGAAGAACAAACCCCCACCCCAACCCTCCCCCGGCGTACCGGGAGAGGGGGCAAGAGCGATCACGCTCGCTGTAGCACGTCGACGGCCGCCTTCATGTCGGCGATGCGCGTCGCTCCGGCTTCGCGTTCGATGACGAGCGGGCCGCGATAGTCGATCGCCTTTAGCGCATCCAGAAACTTCGTCCAATCCACCGCCCCGCTGCCCACGGGCACTTCCTCGCCCCACGTTTCCCCAGGGCGATCGGAGGGCGTGGCGTCCTTCACGTGCACCTGACCAATGAATCGCCCCAGCGTTCGCACCGCGCTAATCGGGTCGCCGGCGCCGTAGAGGATCATATTCGCGGGGTCGAAGTTGGCCTTCACGTTGGGGCGGTTCAGGTCGGTCAGGAAATGGGCCAGATGGTCGGCCGTCTCCTGGCCGGTCTCGAAGAGCAGTTCCACGCCTTCCGCTGCGAAGGCGTCGGCGACGGTGCGCAGGCGTTTCATCACGACGGCGTACTGCGGCGAATCGCCCGTGGGCAGGAAGCCGGCGTGCATGGAGACGCGCGTGATGCCGAACGCGCTCTTCCCGATCTTCGCTGCACCAATCGCCCGGGCGATGCGCTCGTCGGCCAAGTCGTCGGGCAGAAAGCCGCCCGTCTCACGGATGCGGTCGATGGTCGCGTAGTCCTCGCCGGCGAAGCCGATCATGCCCGATGCGATCGTGATGCCCGCGGCCTTGAACGCCGCCGCGTCGCGCGTGGCCGTCGTCTCATCCTCCACGTAAGGCGACAACCCCAACTGCACGTGCGACAGGCCGACGGCCTTCAGCGCGTCGATGATCTCCCCCGCCGTCGTCGTGCCGAGGGACCAGCTGCAAAGGCCGATGTCGTGTTGGTGGATCTGCATCGCGTCGCTCGTACCCCGGGCCCGGGCGGCCCGCAGCCCATGTTTTGCATTACTCCCTCTCCCGGTACTCCGGGGGAGGGTTGGGGTGGGGGCGCTTTACCCATGCGGAGGATACCACCACCCGATGAAGACCCCCACCCCTGCCCTCCCCCGGAGTACCGGGAGAGGG
This region of Tepidisphaeraceae bacterium genomic DNA includes:
- a CDS encoding sugar phosphate isomerase/epimerase family protein codes for the protein MQIHQHDIGLCSWSLGTTTAGEIIDALKAVGLSHVQLGLSPYVEDETTATRDAAAFKAAGITIASGMIGFAGEDYATIDRIRETGGFLPDDLADERIARAIGAAKIGKSAFGITRVSMHAGFLPTGDSPQYAVVMKRLRTVADAFAAEGVELLFETGQETADHLAHFLTDLNRPNVKANFDPANMILYGAGDPISAVRTLGRFIGQVHVKDATPSDRPGETWGEEVPVGSGAVDWTKFLDALKAIDYRGPLVIEREAGATRIADMKAAVDVLQRA
- a CDS encoding DEAD/DEAH box helicase; the encoded protein is MKSRDEIVLEYVDQLPYPPYPVQEEALFAWASCDGGVLMSAPTGTGKTLVAEGALYEALHTGKAAYYSTPLIALTDQKFLELQDTAERWGFARDSVGLVTGHRTVNPDAPVKVVVAEVLLNRLLHPEAFDFANVGAVVMDEFHNFNDPQRGIVWELALSLLPGHVRVMLLSATVGAANEFVSWMARSLNRAVTLVEGTERKVPLVFEWIGDELLPDFMERIAQGTEAQRRTPALVFCFDRSICWDVAEVLKGKDLFAEGQRKLLLDRLEDFDFSIGSGNKLRTFLARGIGIHHAGLLPRYRRVIETLFQEKLLQVCVCTETLAAGLNLPARSTVLSTLVKGPKDKKKLIDPSTAQQIFGRAGRPQYDTEGHVFALAHEDDVKLAKWQVKYDSIPEDTKDPKLMVAKKALMKKKPTRRSGFTYWNAEQFVKLQTAPPARLTSRGRLTWRWLGYLLDANPAVEPIRDVIRRRLMDQPTIEAEIKRLTKMLVTLSQLNVVTLDPPPPLSWQQAVQPTAVPVVSTAPANDDSDEDDAPETKLAEPKQNVTELMGRLTIGDQMSAAVATAKPVAGKGGAKVGPPQPEPYEPRTATPSDKLKQLMVFRAVHPLYGLFLMDYVAKADDRELIQILESLLEMPGSVAKSLRVPRPDDLPPGPLTLEVIDPAVVTRGLAAHEDLYPPPPHEQEDVPPELRKYPIPLAQKVRMIFEADVDHAGGLFVTPVWAAGDLIEHGGDFDKFVRSRELVKQEGVLFKHLLRMILLCGEFARLTPPGVDSRDWKARLSAIADVLTNACRTVDPQSTDETLEELLDEL